The Sphingomonas carotinifaciens genomic sequence GCCGGTGCAGATCGCGCCGATGACCTCCACGGCCAGCGAGCTGGTGACGCTGGCGGTGCTGGCGGCGGGCGGTATCGCGCGGTAACGCCTGCGAGACGATCGGGACATGATCGAAGGGCCGGGGAAGCGATCCTCCGGCCCTTTTAGTTATGTTGACCTGATCGGGGATGGTCCCACGAAAAAGGGGCCGGAGGATCGCTCCCCCGGCCCCTTTTTTGCGTCGATCGGACTAGCCGTCAGTCGAGCGGCTTGGCGATCTCCGGCTGCATCGCGGGGTCGTCCACCACGTCGATGATCCCGCGGCCGACATAGCTGCGGCGGCGGCTGTAGCCGAAATAGATGAGCAGCCCCAGCGCGCCCCATACCGGCAGCACCAGGATCGCGATCAGCGGCAGCGAGAAATACAGGTACAGACAGCCGACGATCGCAAGCGGGGCGACGATCCAGATGGCGGGGGTGCGGAAGGGGCGATGGCGGGTCGGGTCGACCTTGCGCAGCACCAGCACCGAGATCGCCACCATGAAGAAGGCGAACAGCGTGCCCGAATTGGAATAATCGGCCAGCTTGCCCACCGGCAGGAAGGCGGCGGCGATGGTGGCGGCGATGCCGGTGACGACCGTCACGACGTGCGGCGTCTTGTAGCGCGGATGTACCGAGGCGAGCTTGTCGGGCAGCAAGCCGTCACGCGCCATGGTGAAGAACACGCGGGTCTGGCCGAACATCATCATCAGCACGACCGAGGGCAGCGCCAGCGTGGCGGCAAGGCCGATCAGGTTGCCGATCTTCACCCAGCCGAAGGTGCGCAGCACATGGGCCAACGCCTCGCGCGAGCAGGGCAGGGGCTCCAGTGCACCGCCTGCGACCAGCGCCTGGCAACGGGCGGCGATCTCGGACGAACCGGGGGCGAGCAGCGTTCCGGCCGCGTCGCGCACCGGCTGCGCACCCAGCGGCGATCCGATCGCGCCGGCCGACACCAGGATATAGAAGATGGTGCAGAAGAGCAGCGATGCGATCAGGCCGATCGGCACGTTGCGCTGCGGGTTCTTGGTTTCCTCCGCGGCGGTCGAGACCGCGTCGAAGCCGACATAGGCAAAGAAGATCGAGGCCGCGGCCCCCGCCACGCCGACCATGCCGGTGGGCATGAAGGGCTGGAAATTCTCGACGTTCATCATCGGGATGGACAGCACGATGAACAGCGTGAGGGCGGCCACCTTGATCGCGACCAGCACCGCGTTGACGCGGGCGCTCTCCGTGGTGCCGACGACCAGCAGCCAGGTCACGAGAACGGTGATGATCATCGCCGGCAGGTTGACATAGCCGCCCGCGGACGGGCCGTTCACCCATTCCATCGGAATGTCGATGCCCAGCAGGTTGCGCAACTGCCCGACGACATAACCGGACCAGCCGACCGCCACCGCCGAGGCGCCGACCGCATATTCCAGGATCAGCGCCCAACCGACCATCCAGGCGAGCAGTTCGCCCATCACGGCATAGGTATAGGTATAGGCGGACCCGGCGACCGGGACCATCGAGGCGAGTTCGGAATAGCAGAGCGCGGCCACCGCGCAGACGAACCCGGCGATGACGAACGAGATCATCATGCCGGGGCCGGCCTTTTGCGCGGCCTCCGACGTCAGAACGAAGATGCCGGTGCCGATCACTGCACCGATGCCCAGCATGGTGAGCTGGAAGGCGCCGAGCGTGCGTTCGAGGCCTCGCTTCTCGGCGGTCGCCAAAATGGCGTCCAAAGGCTTAACGCGCCCAAAAATCATGTACTTAAATCCCCCCGGGGAGCCGGGCACCGTGTGCGCCCGTGGTCTTGGATGGGATCGTAGGTTAGCTGCAATTTTATTGCGCGCAATCCCTATCGCGCCAGCATGGGCCCGAGTGGCCGGCCGCCGAAGATATGTACGTGAAGATGCGGCACTTCTTGCCCGGCATCGCCGCCGATATTGACCAGCAGGCGGTAGCCGGGCGCCACCAGCCCGGCCTCGCGCGCGACATGGCCGACCGCGCGAACGAAGCCGGCGATCTCCGCGTCGGAACCGCGGGCGGTGAAATCGTCCCACGAGACGTAAGCGCCGCGCGGGATGACCAGGATGTGCTGCGGGGCGACGGGTGCGATGTCGTGAAAGGCGACGGCCCATTCATCCTCGTACACGCGGCTGGACGGGATCTCGTTTCGCAGGATCCTCGCAAAGATGTTCCCGTCATCATAGGGCTGGGTGGCATCGATCGGCATCGGTCAGGCTCCCTTGGTACGCGCGGCCTTTTCGGCATGGCCGGACAATCCTTCGCGGCGGTCGAGTTCAGCGCGGACATCGTCCAGGTCGAGGCCGGCGTCGGCGAGCAGCACGCACAGGTGGAACATCAGGTCGGCCGCTTCGGAGACGAGCTTGTCGGGTTGTGCCATGGCGGCGATCACGGTTTCCACCGCCTCCTCGCCCAGCTTCTGCGCGATCTTGGGGCGGCCCTTGGCGAAGAGGCTGGCGACGTAGGAGGTGGCGGGGTCGGCGGTGCGCCGGTCGCGGATGGTGGCTTCGAGGCGGTGGAAGGCGTCCATGGCGGCCGTGGTGGCGGCTGCGGCGGGCGCGGTCAATCCCGGCGGCGTCCACGCAGGCGGCGGCGGACGAACCAGATCGCGGCGACGGCGCAGGCGAAGAGCGCGAGGTCGGAGAGTTCGGGGTGCGTTCTGGGTGGGTGGACCGGAGCCTGCGCCGTGGATACCATTCAGTGCGTCCGGACCGGTACGCCGGCGGCGGCAAGCGCGCGGTGGGCGTCGGCGACGGTGGCCTCGCCGAAATGGAAGATCGAGGCGGCGAGGACTGCCGAGGCGTGGCCGTCGCGGACGCCAGC encodes the following:
- a CDS encoding amino acid permease yields the protein MIFGRVKPLDAILATAEKRGLERTLGAFQLTMLGIGAVIGTGIFVLTSEAAQKAGPGMMISFVIAGFVCAVAALCYSELASMVPVAGSAYTYTYAVMGELLAWMVGWALILEYAVGASAVAVGWSGYVVGQLRNLLGIDIPMEWVNGPSAGGYVNLPAMIITVLVTWLLVVGTTESARVNAVLVAIKVAALTLFIVLSIPMMNVENFQPFMPTGMVGVAGAAASIFFAYVGFDAVSTAAEETKNPQRNVPIGLIASLLFCTIFYILVSAGAIGSPLGAQPVRDAAGTLLAPGSSEIAARCQALVAGGALEPLPCSREALAHVLRTFGWVKIGNLIGLAATLALPSVVLMMMFGQTRVFFTMARDGLLPDKLASVHPRYKTPHVVTVVTGIAATIAAAFLPVGKLADYSNSGTLFAFFMVAISVLVLRKVDPTRHRPFRTPAIWIVAPLAIVGCLYLYFSLPLIAILVLPVWGALGLLIYFGYSRRRSYVGRGIIDVVDDPAMQPEIAKPLD
- a CDS encoding histidine triad nucleotide-binding protein, which encodes MPIDATQPYDDGNIFARILRNEIPSSRVYEDEWAVAFHDIAPVAPQHILVIPRGAYVSWDDFTARGSDAEIAGFVRAVGHVAREAGLVAPGYRLLVNIGGDAGQEVPHLHVHIFGGRPLGPMLAR
- a CDS encoding phosphoribosyl-ATP diphosphatase, whose product is MDAFHRLEATIRDRRTADPATSYVASLFAKGRPKIAQKLGEEAVETVIAAMAQPDKLVSEAADLMFHLCVLLADAGLDLDDVRAELDRREGLSGHAEKAARTKGA